A stretch of the Vibrio sp. HB236076 genome encodes the following:
- a CDS encoding LysR family transcriptional regulator, whose protein sequence is MNLKRFVTFKTIVEEGSFLKAAQKLYCTQSTVTFQIKQLEQDLSLQLFEKIGRKMVLTQAGKKILPHVYELTRVMDNIEGTAQQENSEPSGELTVLIAETQLAYKMANVLKAFRQKAPKVKLSLQSQNCYKIRDELIADKADLGVFYHVGNEEALKVHEFRPEPMVLVTSPLLSDFNVQQPDQHIEVSFISNGPQCLFRQSFERIMQERNIHIDNMIELSSINTIKHCVESDIGITYLPRFTVETELQAGSLQAIELTEAPQMIYPRCGYHAGKCMTPAMQVFIDCMYSEYQHIDSTQG, encoded by the coding sequence ATGAACTTAAAGCGCTTTGTCACCTTTAAGACCATTGTTGAAGAAGGCTCATTTTTAAAAGCAGCGCAAAAGCTCTACTGCACGCAATCAACAGTAACATTTCAAATCAAACAGTTAGAACAAGATCTCTCATTACAATTGTTTGAAAAAATTGGTCGCAAAATGGTTCTAACCCAAGCGGGTAAAAAGATCCTACCTCATGTCTATGAGCTGACGCGGGTCATGGACAATATTGAAGGCACTGCGCAACAAGAAAATTCGGAGCCAAGCGGTGAATTAACCGTTTTGATCGCAGAAACACAACTGGCTTATAAAATGGCCAACGTGCTAAAAGCATTTCGTCAAAAAGCGCCTAAAGTCAAACTTTCCTTACAATCACAAAATTGCTATAAAATTCGCGATGAGTTAATTGCAGATAAAGCCGACTTAGGCGTGTTTTATCACGTTGGTAACGAAGAAGCCCTCAAAGTACATGAGTTTCGACCCGAGCCGATGGTATTGGTGACGTCGCCCCTGTTAAGTGACTTCAATGTCCAACAACCAGATCAGCATATCGAGGTCAGTTTTATCAGTAATGGGCCGCAATGCCTATTTCGTCAGAGCTTTGAGCGCATTATGCAAGAGCGCAATATTCACATCGATAACATGATTGAGCTCAGTAGTATCAATACCATCAAGCACTGTGTAGAAAGCGATATTGGTATTACTTACCTGCCTCGTTTTACGGTGGAAACCGAACTGCAAGCAGGATCGCTACAAGCGATAGAATTGACAGAAGCACCGCAAATGATTTATCCGCGTTGTGGCTACCATGCCGGCAAGTGTATGACGCCCGCCATGCAAGTGTTTATCGATTGCATGTACAGTGAGTACCAACATATTGACTCAACTCAGGGGTAA
- a CDS encoding helix-turn-helix domain-containing protein, with translation MKDHHNYELLGRNLQRFRLEKQISLSQLAKEAGIAKSNLSRLEQGQANPTLDTIWRLAMRLEVPFSHLVAHLDFPLSDKGVQVKLIDQGTDDPNVDVYWMSCAPHTVRQAAPHSTGCMESILVISGEVIVGPNGEARALSAGQTYQFKADQAHLYQTGEQWANFMVTIVYQAQGAVT, from the coding sequence ATGAAGGATCACCACAACTATGAGCTGCTCGGCCGTAACCTACAACGATTTCGGTTGGAGAAGCAGATATCATTATCTCAATTGGCCAAAGAAGCCGGTATCGCCAAATCGAATCTATCTCGACTCGAACAAGGCCAAGCCAATCCAACCTTAGACACCATCTGGCGCTTAGCCATGAGGTTAGAAGTGCCGTTTAGCCATTTAGTGGCGCACTTGGATTTTCCTCTCAGCGACAAAGGGGTGCAGGTCAAACTGATTGATCAGGGCACCGACGATCCCAATGTCGATGTGTATTGGATGAGCTGTGCCCCGCATACCGTTCGCCAAGCCGCGCCTCATTCTACCGGGTGTATGGAATCGATTTTAGTGATCAGTGGCGAGGTCATTGTCGGCCCTAATGGCGAAGCACGTGCGCTTAGCGCAGGGCAAACTTACCAGTTTAAGGCCGATCAAGCGCACCTTTACCAAACTGGCGAGCAATGGGCAAATTTCATGGTGACGATTGTTTATCAAGCGCAAGGAGCGGTGACATGA
- a CDS encoding AzlD domain-containing protein has protein sequence MMSTEVTMAIAMICLGTFLLRCLPMVWMRRRLKANSSKANQATPLWLQVLGPTMIAAMCGVSLVPAHPSTLLAFAAIVGCVATVLTWWFSRSLALPVLVGVVCYAVVVLLGG, from the coding sequence ATGATGAGCACTGAGGTGACAATGGCGATCGCCATGATTTGTTTGGGGACGTTTTTATTGCGCTGCTTACCTATGGTATGGATGCGCCGTCGTTTGAAAGCCAATAGCTCTAAAGCCAATCAAGCTACGCCATTGTGGTTACAAGTCCTCGGACCTACCATGATTGCGGCCATGTGTGGGGTGTCTTTGGTGCCGGCTCACCCGTCAACCTTATTGGCGTTTGCGGCTATCGTTGGTTGTGTTGCGACGGTGCTGACTTGGTGGTTTTCTCGCTCATTGGCGTTGCCGGTATTAGTGGGAGTAGTCTGCTATGCTGTCGTGGTGTTATTGGGGGGATAA
- a CDS encoding AzlC family ABC transporter permease — protein MNPAQALSTSLQGVKDALPLLGGYIPIAISFGLISVQSGLTPLETILISTFLYAGASQFLLVAMIAAGSPIWLVIVMSLLINARHVVYGPNLAPYLNDRKGWWVLMHGLTDQVFALALTRLPQLDANERYPWFIGAAVLAWLSWVIGTAVGAITGDSLLTRWPVVSDVLPFALPALFLVLLLPRFTSVQWGATLIITMLAAIGLKMAELPNLSIPLAALLGGLTFYVCTMRKPI, from the coding sequence ATGAATCCTGCTCAAGCGCTTTCAACCAGCCTACAAGGGGTCAAAGACGCGTTACCGCTGTTAGGTGGCTATATACCCATCGCGATTTCCTTTGGTTTGATTTCGGTTCAATCTGGATTAACACCACTTGAAACCATCCTTATCTCGACGTTTCTCTACGCGGGGGCCTCTCAGTTTTTATTGGTCGCGATGATCGCGGCGGGCTCGCCAATCTGGTTAGTGATTGTGATGAGTTTGCTGATTAATGCGCGTCATGTGGTTTATGGCCCCAATCTCGCGCCTTATTTAAATGATCGCAAAGGGTGGTGGGTACTGATGCATGGATTGACTGATCAGGTGTTTGCATTAGCCTTGACTCGTTTACCGCAGTTAGACGCGAACGAGCGTTACCCATGGTTTATTGGTGCCGCGGTTTTAGCCTGGTTAAGTTGGGTGATTGGCACCGCCGTTGGGGCGATTACCGGGGATTCTCTGCTGACGCGTTGGCCAGTAGTCAGTGATGTCTTGCCCTTTGCATTACCGGCTTTATTTTTGGTTTTGTTATTACCAAGGTTTACCTCTGTGCAATGGGGAGCGACCTTAATCATCACTATGCTGGCAGCGATTGGCTTGAAAATGGCAGAGTTACCGAATCTTTCGATCCCTTTGGCGGCCTTGTTAGGTGGGTTGACGTTTTATGTATGCACGATGAGGAAGCCGATATGA
- a CDS encoding DUF1285 domain-containing protein — MNSNILQGLTELPSGKIPMLEQWHPPFCGDIDIQIKANGDWVHEGCVIKRIGLIRLFSQVLWTEGNEVFLKTPAEKVRIQVEDAHFLVTDWQWVTTPKGAAVQFTTLTGESPTLGIDCDLWLADFHGEQRPYISMRFGMKALLQRSTFYSLANELIEIKTAQGQGMGLYSAGQHYLLLPDEETLNE, encoded by the coding sequence ATGAACAGCAATATTCTTCAAGGTTTGACCGAGCTTCCCTCGGGTAAGATCCCTATGTTAGAACAATGGCACCCTCCTTTTTGCGGTGATATTGATATTCAGATCAAAGCGAATGGCGATTGGGTTCACGAGGGTTGTGTCATTAAACGTATCGGCTTAATTCGCCTATTTAGCCAAGTGTTATGGACAGAAGGCAACGAGGTATTTTTAAAAACCCCCGCGGAAAAAGTCAGAATTCAAGTCGAGGACGCTCACTTTTTAGTCACCGATTGGCAGTGGGTCACCACCCCCAAAGGCGCAGCGGTTCAATTTACCACCCTAACAGGAGAGTCACCGACTTTAGGCATCGATTGTGACCTATGGCTAGCGGACTTTCACGGTGAGCAGCGACCTTACATCTCTATGCGCTTTGGAATGAAAGCCTTGTTACAGCGCTCGACCTTTTATTCGTTAGCCAACGAACTTATAGAGATAAAAACCGCCCAAGGTCAAGGCATGGGACTCTACAGTGCTGGACAACACTATTTGTTACTGCCCGATGAAGAAACCTTGAACGAGTGA
- the ahpC gene encoding alkyl hydroperoxide reductase subunit C, whose protein sequence is MINTEIKPFAATAYKNGEFVEITEKDVKGKWAIFFFYPADFTFVCPTELGDVADKYEELQKRGVEVYSVSTDTHFTHKAWHDSSETIGKINYYMVGDQSGTITNNFNVMREGQGLADRATFLVDPEGIIQAMEITAEGIGRDAEDLLRKVKAAQYVAAHPGEVCPAKWKEGEETLAPSLDLVGKI, encoded by the coding sequence ATGATCAATACCGAAATCAAACCATTTGCAGCAACAGCTTATAAAAATGGCGAATTTGTTGAAATTACAGAGAAAGATGTAAAAGGTAAATGGGCGATTTTCTTCTTCTACCCAGCAGACTTCACGTTCGTATGTCCTACTGAACTTGGCGATGTTGCTGACAAATACGAAGAATTGCAAAAACGTGGTGTTGAAGTGTACTCAGTTTCAACTGACACTCACTTTACTCACAAAGCATGGCACGATAGCTCAGAAACGATTGGCAAAATCAACTACTACATGGTTGGTGACCAAAGCGGTACTATCACAAACAACTTCAATGTAATGCGTGAAGGTCAAGGTCTTGCTGACCGTGCAACTTTCCTCGTTGATCCAGAAGGCATCATCCAAGCGATGGAAATCACTGCAGAAGGCATCGGCCGTGATGCAGAAGACCTACTTCGCAAAGTGAAAGCAGCGCAATACGTTGCCGCTCACCCAGGTGAAGTTTGCCCAGCTAAATGGAAAGAAGGCGAAGAAACACTAGCACCTTCTCTTGACCTAGTAGGCAAAATCTAA
- a CDS encoding isocitrate lyase, with protein sequence MTTYNQTIQNAAEIIRRQGQNWTAINPEYIARVQLQNRFKTGLDIAKFTAKIMREDMANYDKDPTHYTQSLGCWHGFIGQQKMISIKKHFGSTRSRYLYLSGWMVAAMRSEFGPLPDQSMHEKTSVPELIEELYTFLKQADARELQHLFKDLDEAKSAGDELKAQAAREKIDQFESHVVPIIADIDAGFGNEEATYLLAKKMIEAGACCIQIENQVSDAKQCGHQDGKVTVPHEDFLAKINAVRYAFMELGVEEGIIVARTDSLGAGLTQKIPVSKAPGDLAEQYNAFIDGEEVTDLTQIQSGDMLLKQGDRLIKPTRLANGLVRFKPNTGGDRVVLDCITSLQHGADLLWIETEKPHIGQIASLVNRIREVIPNAKLVYNNSPSFNWTLNFRQQVFDAWSEQGRDMGDYQRDQLMSAQYDDSELAQEADQRICAFQREAAQQAGIFHHLITLPTYHTAALSTDNLAKAYFGDKGMLAYVEEVQRQEIRQGLACVKHQDMSGSNIGDDHKEYFSGTHALKASGKDNTMNQFAAM encoded by the coding sequence ATGACAACCTACAATCAAACGATTCAAAACGCCGCTGAGATCATTCGCCGCCAAGGCCAAAACTGGACTGCGATTAACCCAGAATACATTGCGCGTGTTCAGTTGCAAAATCGCTTCAAAACCGGGTTAGATATTGCTAAGTTCACCGCGAAAATCATGCGTGAAGATATGGCAAATTACGATAAGGATCCAACCCATTACACCCAATCGCTTGGCTGTTGGCACGGATTTATTGGTCAGCAAAAAATGATTTCAATTAAGAAGCACTTTGGCAGTACCCGCAGCCGGTACCTGTATCTCTCGGGTTGGATGGTGGCGGCGATGCGCTCTGAGTTTGGCCCCTTGCCCGACCAATCCATGCACGAGAAAACCTCGGTCCCCGAACTTATCGAAGAGCTTTACACTTTCTTAAAGCAAGCCGACGCTCGCGAATTGCAACATTTGTTTAAGGATTTAGATGAGGCGAAATCCGCAGGCGATGAACTGAAAGCGCAGGCGGCGCGTGAAAAAATTGATCAATTCGAGAGTCACGTTGTGCCCATTATCGCTGATATTGATGCGGGCTTTGGCAATGAAGAAGCCACCTATTTACTCGCCAAAAAGATGATCGAAGCCGGCGCTTGTTGTATTCAAATTGAGAATCAGGTGTCCGATGCCAAGCAGTGTGGCCACCAAGATGGCAAGGTGACGGTCCCTCATGAAGACTTTTTGGCAAAAATCAATGCGGTGCGTTATGCCTTTATGGAGCTCGGTGTTGAAGAAGGGATCATTGTTGCTCGTACCGATTCTTTGGGGGCGGGCTTAACCCAGAAAATCCCAGTATCAAAGGCACCTGGCGATCTTGCTGAGCAATACAACGCCTTCATTGATGGCGAAGAAGTGACCGACCTGACCCAGATCCAGTCTGGGGATATGTTACTGAAACAAGGCGATCGTTTGATTAAGCCAACCCGTCTTGCCAATGGGTTAGTGCGTTTTAAGCCGAATACGGGCGGCGATCGGGTCGTGCTCGATTGTATCACTTCACTGCAACATGGCGCAGATTTACTGTGGATTGAAACCGAGAAGCCGCATATTGGTCAAATTGCCAGTTTGGTCAATCGGATCCGCGAGGTGATCCCGAATGCAAAATTGGTCTACAACAACAGTCCGTCTTTCAACTGGACACTCAACTTTAGACAACAAGTGTTTGACGCTTGGAGTGAACAAGGGCGTGACATGGGGGATTATCAAAGAGACCAATTGATGTCGGCACAGTACGATGACAGTGAATTGGCGCAGGAGGCGGATCAACGCATTTGTGCTTTCCAGCGAGAGGCAGCTCAGCAAGCGGGTATTTTCCATCACCTGATCACCTTACCGACCTATCACACGGCGGCGTTGTCGACAGATAATTTAGCCAAAGCGTACTTTGGTGATAAGGGCATGCTGGCTTATGTTGAGGAAGTACAAAGACAAGAGATCCGTCAGGGACTTGCCTGTGTTAAACACCAAGATATGTCGGGCTCGAATATTGGTGATGATCACAAAGAGTACTTCTCCGGTACTCATGCTTTAAAAGCGTCAGGCAAGGACAATACCATGAACCAGTTTGCTGCGATGTAA
- a CDS encoding redoxin domain-containing protein, producing MGFSSKLVPGTPFPTLTANTLEGSIELNKAHGGADWQLLIVYRGQHCPLCTRYLNQLETFQAALNDIGVSITAVSADSKAQLESHLEQLNVTFPIAYGLTLEQMETLGLYVSIPRSAQETDHNFAEPGLFIINEQGQVQAVDISNVPFLRPEPEVIVRGITFVRGQDGYPIRGTFQGE from the coding sequence ATGGGTTTTTCATCAAAGCTAGTACCAGGTACACCCTTTCCTACCCTTACTGCCAACACTTTGGAAGGCAGCATTGAACTCAACAAAGCGCACGGTGGCGCTGATTGGCAATTGTTGATTGTTTACCGCGGTCAACATTGCCCTTTGTGTACGCGTTATTTAAACCAATTAGAGACTTTCCAAGCCGCGTTAAATGACATTGGCGTGAGTATTACTGCAGTGTCAGCCGACAGCAAAGCGCAACTTGAAAGCCACCTAGAACAGCTTAATGTGACTTTCCCGATCGCTTATGGGTTAACGCTCGAGCAGATGGAAACCTTAGGGCTTTATGTGTCGATCCCACGTTCTGCACAAGAAACCGATCACAACTTTGCTGAGCCTGGTTTGTTTATCATTAATGAGCAAGGGCAAGTTCAAGCCGTCGATATCTCGAATGTGCCGTTCTTGCGCCCTGAACCTGAAGTGATTGTTCGCGGTATTACCTTTGTTCGCGGCCAAGACGGCTACCCTATTCGCGGTACGTTTCAAGGCGAGTAA
- a CDS encoding DUF302 domain-containing protein has protein sequence MKIIHWLAITGLAVVTSFNATAHENGLVSVKSHYDVNTTVQKLESVLTSKGMTIFAKVDHAAGAKGVNIDLRPTQVVIFGNPKVGSPLMVCQQSMAIDLPQKALISENEQGEVWLTYNDPKYLAKRHHIEGCDDTLNKVSQALANFAKAATH, from the coding sequence ATGAAAATTATCCATTGGTTGGCTATTACCGGTCTTGCTGTCGTCACTTCCTTCAACGCAACGGCCCATGAAAATGGCTTGGTCTCAGTGAAAAGTCACTACGACGTCAATACCACGGTACAAAAGTTAGAGAGTGTCCTCACCAGTAAAGGCATGACTATCTTTGCGAAAGTTGATCATGCAGCAGGGGCCAAAGGCGTCAATATCGACCTAAGACCAACCCAAGTCGTCATTTTTGGTAACCCGAAAGTCGGATCACCACTCATGGTCTGCCAACAAAGCATGGCGATTGATTTACCGCAAAAAGCCTTGATCAGTGAAAATGAACAAGGTGAAGTATGGTTAACTTATAATGATCCTAAGTATCTAGCTAAAAGACACCATATAGAAGGCTGTGATGATACCTTAAATAAAGTCAGCCAAGCTTTGGCCAACTTTGCTAAGGCGGCAACGCACTAA
- a CDS encoding arsenate reductase ArsC, whose amino-acid sequence MKILFICRHNSSRSILAEAIAKRYLPAHFEVASGGSHPKGEINPKLAEYLSDNGFDISELRSTSWEEKLAFHPDLIITVCDSMHNETCPNWLSSGIRVAWDLESLPEHNESKSEFYSLCDNFVDHLKQRIERLASLSLHSMDAQELKEKALQASYL is encoded by the coding sequence ATGAAAATTTTGTTTATCTGTCGCCATAACAGCAGCCGCAGTATTTTGGCTGAGGCCATTGCCAAACGCTATTTGCCTGCTCATTTTGAGGTTGCCAGTGGCGGCAGTCACCCCAAAGGGGAAATCAATCCGAAGCTCGCCGAATATTTATCTGATAATGGATTTGATATCAGTGAATTGCGCAGTACCTCTTGGGAAGAAAAATTGGCTTTTCATCCGGATCTCATTATTACTGTCTGTGATAGTATGCACAATGAAACCTGCCCAAATTGGCTGTCATCGGGTATTCGAGTGGCTTGGGATTTAGAATCTTTACCGGAGCACAACGAGTCGAAAAGTGAGTTTTACAGTCTTTGTGATAATTTTGTTGACCACTTAAAACAGCGTATCGAACGCTTGGCGAGTTTAAGCCTCCACTCGATGGATGCACAAGAGCTCAAAGAAAAAGCCCTGCAAGCCTCCTACCTTTAG
- the eamB gene encoding cysteine/O-acetylserine transporter, with protein sequence MSAIFTAFFTYVIITSFTPGPNNILSLSIATQRGFKYSTKVILGMFCGYIILMLLCGVFTYHMVNLLPVITPWLTWVGAAYIVWLAWTIANSDLTTATERSERVTFLAGFGLQFVNVKIILYGITSISTFVLPYTTDIKWILSASLLLAFIALASNLTWAIAGKLLQSQFQQHGKVINKILALTLLYCAIQLLM encoded by the coding sequence ATGAGTGCGATTTTTACCGCCTTTTTTACTTATGTCATTATTACTTCATTTACACCGGGCCCAAATAATATTTTATCGCTCAGTATCGCCACGCAGCGCGGTTTTAAGTATTCCACTAAAGTCATTTTGGGCATGTTCTGTGGCTATATTATTTTAATGCTGTTGTGCGGTGTTTTTACTTATCACATGGTCAACTTACTGCCCGTGATCACGCCATGGCTTACGTGGGTGGGGGCGGCCTATATCGTGTGGCTTGCTTGGACAATTGCCAACAGTGATCTGACCACGGCTACCGAGCGCTCGGAGAGGGTAACCTTCTTGGCTGGTTTTGGTTTGCAGTTTGTGAACGTAAAAATCATCTTATATGGCATCACGTCGATTTCGACTTTTGTATTGCCTTATACCACTGATATCAAGTGGATCTTATCGGCAAGTTTATTGTTGGCTTTTATAGCCTTAGCGAGCAATTTGACTTGGGCCATTGCCGGAAAACTCTTGCAATCACAGTTTCAGCAACACGGCAAAGTCATCAATAAAATCTTAGCGTTAACCTTGCTCTATTGTGCTATCCAGTTGTTGATGTGA
- a CDS encoding GGDEF domain-containing protein, protein MAKLAVSARYRRSEQDKRPTMPNSHYRIISSSLLLSRRLVWVVVALCSFILLSYPFDLIRIYQPLSGGPGTHPITALNFLLLALSLLFLRRHRLVSFALVTLVSVMVAIRLVATGEQSWFALLVEALTSTLGFSIPSGVQMGTNTAFSQAGLSFSILGLLFFRSWILAQATAIFALFLPFVSVVGYIYSIESFHGQMSLPTTLLGLLLGIASLLTTAHKGVLKAFLMPTFAAKMIRVQLICAIVFCLFGGYLFVQVIDNANKSFALYVVAICTYICFSLFFSGLLFERADKQRRQLERKLTTAAYTDPLTGVYNRAHFEKIFDLTLANKHKPDCCLLLIDIDHFKQVNDRFGHPAGDKVLQQVCQQMKSVTRGSDTLFRLGGEEFALLLPLTNLDIGYKVAEKIRLSLAQTHIAIEQEHQVINHQVTISIGCTTISAKDSVKEVIRRADQALYQAKALGRNQTCVSKER, encoded by the coding sequence ATGGCAAAATTAGCTGTGTCTGCGCGATACAGACGTTCTGAACAAGACAAACGGCCTACTATGCCAAATTCTCATTATCGAATCATTTCATCCAGTTTACTGCTAAGCCGCCGACTTGTGTGGGTTGTGGTTGCGTTGTGCAGCTTTATTTTACTCTCTTATCCTTTTGATTTAATAAGAATATACCAACCGTTATCCGGCGGGCCTGGCACTCACCCTATCACCGCGCTCAACTTTTTACTTTTGGCATTGTCGTTGCTGTTTTTGCGGCGTCATCGTCTGGTGTCTTTTGCGCTGGTGACTTTAGTCTCGGTGATGGTGGCGATCCGGTTGGTGGCGACAGGGGAGCAATCTTGGTTCGCACTCTTGGTTGAGGCGCTAACCTCAACGTTGGGCTTTTCAATACCGAGCGGTGTGCAAATGGGCACCAATACCGCGTTTTCTCAAGCGGGGTTGTCGTTTTCTATTTTGGGCTTGTTGTTTTTCCGCTCGTGGATTTTGGCTCAAGCAACCGCCATTTTTGCTTTGTTCTTACCCTTTGTGTCTGTCGTCGGCTATATTTATTCTATTGAAAGCTTCCATGGACAAATGTCTTTGCCTACAACGTTACTGGGTCTCTTGTTAGGTATCGCGAGCCTATTGACCACGGCCCACAAAGGAGTACTAAAAGCCTTCTTGATGCCAACGTTTGCGGCCAAAATGATTCGAGTGCAATTGATTTGTGCGATTGTCTTTTGTTTGTTTGGTGGGTATTTGTTTGTCCAGGTGATAGACAATGCCAACAAAAGCTTTGCCTTGTACGTGGTGGCGATTTGTACCTATATCTGTTTTTCACTGTTTTTTAGTGGTTTGTTATTTGAAAGGGCGGACAAACAACGCAGGCAGTTGGAAAGAAAATTGACCACCGCCGCCTACACCGACCCATTGACCGGGGTGTACAACCGCGCTCATTTCGAAAAAATCTTTGATCTCACCTTGGCCAACAAGCACAAGCCCGATTGTTGTCTGCTGCTCATTGACATTGACCACTTTAAGCAGGTTAATGATCGCTTTGGTCACCCGGCTGGCGATAAAGTGTTACAGCAAGTGTGTCAACAAATGAAGTCAGTTACTCGGGGCTCAGACACCTTATTTCGTTTAGGCGGAGAGGAGTTCGCCTTACTATTGCCACTTACCAATCTCGATATTGGTTACAAAGTGGCAGAGAAAATACGCCTTTCTCTTGCTCAAACTCACATTGCCATTGAACAAGAACATCAGGTGATCAATCACCAAGTCACGATTTCGATTGGCTGCACCACCATTTCGGCAAAAGACTCGGTCAAAGAGGTCATTCGCCGCGCCGACCAAGCCTTGTATCAAGCCAAAGCCTTAGGCCGTAACCAAACCTGTGTCAGTAAAGAGCGATAA
- the ahpF gene encoding alkyl hydroperoxide reductase subunit F → MLDQAMKQQLKAYLENLKTNIQLVLSLDDSETASKLESLATDIASLSDKIEVVRSDDASARKPIMRVVNPEKGTAIGFAGLPMGHEFTSLVLALLHSGGHPIKLEADTIAQIAALDKKLNVEIFISLSCQNCPEVVQAFNMMSAINPLITTTMIDGAAFQDEVKEKDIMAVPSIFVNGELFGQGRMSLAEILNKVDDGAAEKQAAAINQQAPFDVLVVGGGPAGSSAAIYAARKGIRTGIVAERFGGQVMDTMAIENFISVKATTGPKLVASLEEHVKEYGVEVITEQRAAKITDAEQTEDGYIHVELESGAVLKARSVINSTGARWREMNVPGEQEYRNKGVAYCPHCDGPLFKGKRTAVIGGGNSGIEAAIDLSGIVEHVTVLEFADTLRADQVLIDKANSTPNIEIIKMAQTTQVLGDGTRVTGLEYTDRNTGETKWVDVAGIFVQIGLVPNSEWLQGSGVDLSPRGEVEVDAHGATSMKGVFAAGDVTTVPYKQIIIAMGEGAKASLGAFDYLIRNPAPAKAEAQTA, encoded by the coding sequence ATGTTAGACCAAGCAATGAAACAACAGCTAAAAGCTTATCTAGAAAATCTAAAAACAAATATACAGCTTGTGCTGAGCCTCGACGACAGCGAGACGGCATCTAAGCTTGAGTCATTAGCGACAGATATCGCGTCTTTGAGCGACAAGATAGAAGTGGTCCGTAGTGATGACGCCAGTGCACGTAAGCCGATCATGCGTGTGGTTAACCCAGAAAAAGGCACGGCGATTGGTTTTGCCGGTTTACCTATGGGTCATGAGTTTACCTCGCTTGTGCTTGCACTGCTGCACAGTGGTGGTCATCCGATTAAACTCGAAGCAGACACGATTGCGCAAATTGCAGCACTCGACAAAAAACTCAATGTAGAAATCTTTATTTCACTGTCTTGCCAAAACTGCCCTGAAGTTGTGCAAGCTTTTAACATGATGTCGGCAATCAACCCATTGATCACCACAACGATGATCGACGGTGCGGCGTTCCAAGACGAAGTGAAAGAGAAAGACATCATGGCGGTACCGAGTATCTTCGTCAATGGCGAGTTGTTTGGTCAAGGCCGTATGTCACTGGCTGAAATTTTGAATAAAGTGGATGATGGCGCAGCGGAAAAACAAGCCGCAGCCATTAACCAACAAGCGCCGTTCGACGTGCTCGTCGTCGGTGGTGGCCCTGCTGGCTCTTCTGCCGCTATCTATGCTGCGCGTAAAGGCATTCGTACCGGTATCGTGGCTGAGCGTTTTGGTGGTCAGGTGATGGACACTATGGCAATCGAAAACTTCATTTCGGTAAAAGCGACCACAGGTCCAAAACTGGTTGCTAGCCTAGAAGAACACGTGAAAGAATACGGTGTGGAAGTGATCACTGAGCAACGCGCGGCGAAAATTACCGACGCTGAACAGACAGAAGATGGTTACATTCACGTTGAACTAGAAAGCGGTGCGGTACTAAAAGCGCGCTCTGTTATCAACAGCACTGGTGCTCGCTGGCGTGAAATGAACGTTCCAGGTGAGCAAGAATACCGCAACAAAGGCGTGGCTTACTGCCCACACTGTGACGGTCCATTGTTCAAAGGCAAGCGCACTGCGGTTATCGGTGGTGGTAACTCAGGTATTGAAGCGGCCATTGATCTCTCTGGTATCGTTGAACATGTAACGGTGCTTGAGTTTGCTGACACACTGCGTGCAGACCAAGTGTTGATCGACAAAGCGAACTCAACGCCAAATATCGAAATTATTAAGATGGCGCAAACCACACAAGTCCTTGGTGATGGCACTCGTGTAACGGGTCTGGAATACACAGACCGCAACACAGGTGAAACCAAATGGGTTGATGTTGCTGGTATCTTCGTTCAGATCGGCCTAGTGCCAAACAGCGAGTGGCTACAAGGTTCTGGTGTTGACCTTTCTCCTCGCGGCGAAGTTGAAGTCGACGCGCACGGTGCCACTTCCATGAAAGGGGTATTTGCCGCCGGTGACGTCACCACCGTCCCATACAAGCAAATTATTATTGCGATGGGTGAAGGGGCAAAAGCAAGCCTTGGTGCGTTTGATTACTTAATTCGCAACCCAGCACCGGCAAAAGCAGAAGCTCAAACCGCTTAA